CGACGAGCGCGGACAGCCACCACGGCGCACCGAGCAGGGCTGCGATCAACCCCCCGGCGGCTCCCGCCGCGAGCATGATGAAGATGAAGTCGAGCGTGAAGATCTCGACCACCCCCAGGATCAGCACGAGGCCGATCCACACGATGGTCTGGATCCAGTCAGGTCCGGACACGCGATCTCCCTCCCTCGGTCGCGCACGGCGTTCGCTGCGTCGCGACGGCCGGTCAAACTCCGTTCAACATATCAACTGCGACCGACAGCCGCGCCCCGGACGGTAGGCTCGTTGCGGCAACGAGACCTCCGACCCCACCTGGAGCACGACTGTGAGCAACCCCCTCGCCCCCGGATCCCTCGCCGACAAGCGCGCCCTCGTGACGGGTTCGTCGCGCGGCATCGGCGCCGACACCGTCGGGTACCTGGCGGAAGCCGGCGCGAAGGTCGTCGTGAACTACCGGAACAAGGCGAAGCGTGCCGAGCAGATCGCGGAGAAGATCGTCGCCGACGGCGGCGCAGCGCTCGCCGTCGGCGCGGACCTGACGGACCACGACTCGGTCGAGGCGATGGTAGACCAGGTCGTCGCGGCGTGGGGCGGCATCGACCTCCTCGTGCTCAACGCGTCCGGCGGCATGGAGTCCGGACTCGGCGAGGACTACGCGCTCCGCCTGAACCGCGACGCACAGGTCGACATGCTCCGCACTGCGGTCCCGCACATGCCGGCCGGCTCCCGCGTCGTGTTCGTCACCAGTCACCAGGCCCACTTCGTCGAGACCGCGGAGACGATGGAAGAGTACGTCCCCGTCGCCAAGAGCAAGCGTGCCGGCGAGCTCGCACTCCGCGAGCTCATCCCGCAGCTCGAGGCCGCCGGCATCGAGTTCGTCGTCGTCTCCGGTGACATGATCGAGGGCACCATCACGGCGACCCTCCTCAACCGCCTCAACCCGGGTGCGATCGAGGGGCGCCGGCAAGAGGTCGGCAAGCTCTACAGCGTGTCCGAGTTCGCCGCGGAGATCGCGCTCGCAGCGATCGAGCCGATCCCGGCCGACCACACCAAGCTCGTCGGCGACGTCAGCGGCTTCGGCGCGTAGCGTCGACCGGGTGACCGCGAAGCCCGGCCTGCGCCGCACCTCCCGCATCCTCCTGTTGGACCCGGACGGCCGGGTGTTCCTGATGGACACCCGTGCCCCGTCCTCCGACGGCTTCCACCGCTGGATCACGCCGGGCGGTGGCGTGGACCCGGGG
This is a stretch of genomic DNA from Curtobacterium sp. 458. It encodes these proteins:
- a CDS encoding SDR family oxidoreductase — translated: MSNPLAPGSLADKRALVTGSSRGIGADTVGYLAEAGAKVVVNYRNKAKRAEQIAEKIVADGGAALAVGADLTDHDSVEAMVDQVVAAWGGIDLLVLNASGGMESGLGEDYALRLNRDAQVDMLRTAVPHMPAGSRVVFVTSHQAHFVETAETMEEYVPVAKSKRAGELALRELIPQLEAAGIEFVVVSGDMIEGTITATLLNRLNPGAIEGRRQEVGKLYSVSEFAAEIALAAIEPIPADHTKLVGDVSGFGA